Proteins found in one Amycolatopsis aidingensis genomic segment:
- the rsmH gene encoding 16S rRNA (cytosine(1402)-N(4))-methyltransferase RsmH — MAVTEHLPVLLQRVLALLAPALADREAVLVDATVGLGGHSEALLSAHPGLRIIALDTDPAALERSAERLARHGDRVHFVHTVYDRIPEVLSELGLSRVDGVLFDLGVSSMQLDRAERGFSYARDAPLDMRMDTTGGRTAADVLNTYPATELTRVLRDYGEERFAARIAKAVVAERQREPFDRSERLVQLLYEQVPAPSRRTGGHPAKRTFQALRIEVNGELEVLRAAIPAALAALAVGGRIVVESYHSLEDRMVKRAFAELATSRTPQGLPVELPGHGPQLRLLTRGAEKADETEMRQNPRASSVRLRAAERIGEAA; from the coding sequence CTGGCCGTGACCGAACATCTACCGGTGTTGCTGCAGCGCGTGCTCGCCCTGCTCGCCCCCGCACTCGCCGACCGTGAGGCCGTGCTGGTCGACGCGACGGTGGGGCTCGGCGGCCATTCCGAAGCCCTGCTTTCCGCGCATCCCGGCCTGCGGATCATCGCGCTGGATACCGACCCCGCCGCGCTCGAGCGTTCCGCCGAGCGGCTGGCCCGGCACGGCGACCGGGTCCACTTCGTACACACCGTCTACGACCGGATTCCCGAGGTGCTCTCCGAGCTAGGTCTGTCTCGTGTGGACGGTGTGCTGTTCGACCTCGGGGTGTCGTCCATGCAGCTCGACCGCGCCGAGCGGGGTTTCTCCTACGCCAGGGACGCACCGCTGGACATGCGGATGGACACGACCGGCGGCCGGACCGCCGCGGACGTGCTGAACACCTATCCCGCGACCGAGCTGACCAGGGTACTGCGGGACTACGGCGAGGAACGGTTCGCCGCGCGGATCGCGAAGGCGGTCGTGGCCGAGCGGCAACGAGAACCGTTCGACCGCAGCGAGCGGCTGGTGCAACTGCTGTACGAGCAGGTGCCCGCGCCGAGCAGGCGGACCGGAGGGCACCCGGCCAAGCGCACGTTCCAGGCCCTGCGCATCGAGGTCAACGGCGAGCTGGAGGTGCTACGGGCGGCCATCCCGGCCGCACTGGCGGCGCTGGCCGTCGGTGGCCGGATCGTCGTCGAGTCCTACCACTCGCTGGAGGACCGGATGGTGAAGCGCGCCTTCGCCGAGCTCGCCACCTCCCGCACCCCGCAGGGGCTGCCGGTCGAGCTGCCGGGGCATGGCCCGCAGCTGCGGCTGCTGACCAGGGGCGCGGAGAAGGCGGACGAGACGGAGATGCGGCAGAACCCGCGTGCGAGCTCCGTGCGGTTACGCGCGGCGGAGCGGATTGGAGAGGCAGCATGA
- a CDS encoding FtsB family cell division protein → MAEPQAPETPEAPETAQPRRTPARGRSSAAERAYARRAQRTEELRAAEADTGGGGRRFRLLRLVKLRLPRSRASFVLVMMGLLAAGVATTLWLSTQAIADTYRLKELRQTNADLSERAEQLQREVTMRESPSWLAEQARRLGMVPGGDPARLVVDREGGTTLVGEPEKVTKPAPPPPPEPPAQPPPDQANQDNANQDDAPPEGEPGDAQGSQQAEENAAPGGGD, encoded by the coding sequence GTGGCGGAACCGCAGGCGCCGGAAACCCCGGAGGCACCGGAGACGGCGCAGCCCCGGCGCACCCCGGCACGCGGGCGCAGCTCGGCGGCCGAGCGTGCCTACGCCCGCCGCGCCCAGCGGACCGAGGAGCTGCGTGCCGCCGAGGCCGACACCGGCGGTGGTGGCAGGCGGTTCCGGCTGCTCCGGCTGGTCAAGCTGCGCCTGCCGCGGTCACGGGCCTCCTTCGTGCTGGTGATGATGGGGCTGCTCGCCGCTGGGGTGGCCACCACATTGTGGCTGTCCACCCAGGCCATCGCCGACACCTACCGGCTCAAGGAGCTGCGGCAGACCAACGCCGATCTCAGCGAGCGGGCCGAGCAGCTGCAACGGGAGGTCACCATGCGGGAGTCCCCGTCCTGGCTGGCCGAGCAGGCAAGGAGGCTCGGCATGGTGCCCGGTGGCGACCCAGCCCGGCTGGTGGTCGACCGGGAGGGCGGGACCACCCTGGTCGGGGAGCCGGAGAAGGTCACCAAACCGGCCCCGCCACCGCCCCCGGAGCCACCGGCACAGCCGCCGCCGGACCAGGCGAACCAGGACAACGCGAACCAGGACGACGCGCCGCCGGAGGGTGAGCCGGGCGATGCACAGGGGTCCCAGCAGGCGGAGGAGAACGCGGCACCAGGGGGAGGAGACTGA
- a CDS encoding peptidoglycan D,D-transpeptidase FtsI family protein produces the protein MPGDARRTGRPRNSIRRTYSAGSRRTSAVHDKGGTKSRFKLVRIVLVMVLCAAGLKLVHVQAFEAEALSKRAERQRTTTIDLPAHRGAILDRNGAKLAFSVETRTLTANLRLLRETWNEVARKHPEQGRNYQTRVAEIARYIAERVPDKTSEQDLLQRFNKPNSFTYLVDGVLPSVAEEITDKYPEIGMEKRAQREYPGGTLAANVIGFANWRMENPDVFKHNLHGLVGLELARDKALAGTPGRRLVDTAQGSNSVIMPGSERELQPATAGSDLELTIDSDVQYNLQRELGEYVDKTQAKGGSAVVMDARTGEVYALANDETFNPNDEDTLTEERLSNEAVTTPFEPGSVNKVITAAAAIEYGVTEPNSVYEVADHVRVADHTVHDAWSHPTQRFTTTGIFAKSSNVGTLLLADKLGPERYMEMVQRFGLGQLTGIGLPGESPGYVPPREDWSGTTFGNLPIGQGLSVTILQMTAMYQAIANDGLRVEPRLVRATVKPDGTRVPEPPPDTQQVVSPATADTVKNMLRAVTQDSSVGDHNDNGTAPEAALEGYQISGKTGTGQQIDPETKAYSSTLENITFAGILPADNPRFVVGVRLDAPKTDNAGPLFHDVASYLAQRYNLPLSDQPAPVMPLIH, from the coding sequence ATGCCGGGTGACGCGCGCCGGACCGGCCGACCGCGCAACAGCATCCGCCGCACCTACTCGGCCGGTTCGCGCCGGACCAGCGCGGTCCATGACAAGGGCGGTACCAAGAGCCGGTTCAAGCTGGTCCGGATCGTGCTGGTGATGGTGCTCTGCGCGGCCGGGCTGAAGCTGGTGCACGTGCAGGCCTTCGAGGCGGAGGCGCTGTCCAAGCGGGCGGAGCGGCAGCGCACCACCACCATCGACCTGCCCGCGCACCGCGGCGCCATCCTGGACCGCAACGGGGCCAAGCTCGCGTTCAGCGTGGAGACCCGGACCCTGACCGCGAACCTGCGGCTGCTGCGGGAGACCTGGAACGAGGTTGCCCGCAAGCATCCCGAGCAGGGCCGGAACTACCAGACCAGGGTGGCCGAGATCGCCAGGTACATCGCGGAGCGGGTGCCGGACAAGACCAGCGAGCAGGACCTGTTGCAGCGCTTCAACAAGCCGAACTCGTTCACCTATCTCGTGGACGGTGTGCTGCCCTCGGTCGCCGAGGAGATCACCGACAAGTACCCCGAAATCGGCATGGAGAAGCGTGCCCAGCGGGAGTACCCCGGTGGCACGCTGGCGGCCAACGTGATCGGCTTCGCCAACTGGCGGATGGAGAACCCGGACGTCTTCAAGCACAACCTGCACGGCCTGGTCGGTCTGGAGCTGGCCAGGGACAAGGCGCTGGCCGGCACGCCAGGACGCAGGCTGGTGGACACCGCGCAGGGCAGCAACAGCGTGATCATGCCGGGCTCGGAGCGGGAGCTCCAGCCCGCGACGGCCGGCTCCGACCTCGAGCTGACCATCGACTCCGACGTCCAGTACAACCTGCAGCGCGAGCTGGGCGAGTACGTCGACAAGACACAGGCCAAGGGCGGCAGCGCGGTGGTCATGGACGCGCGGACCGGCGAGGTCTACGCGCTGGCCAACGACGAGACCTTCAACCCCAACGACGAGGACACGCTCACCGAGGAGCGGCTGAGCAACGAGGCGGTCACCACCCCGTTCGAGCCGGGCTCGGTGAACAAGGTGATCACCGCGGCGGCCGCCATCGAGTACGGCGTGACCGAACCGAACTCGGTGTACGAGGTGGCCGACCACGTCCGGGTGGCCGACCACACCGTGCACGACGCCTGGTCCCACCCCACCCAGCGGTTCACCACCACGGGCATCTTCGCGAAGTCCTCGAACGTGGGCACCCTGCTGCTGGCGGACAAGCTCGGCCCGGAGCGCTACATGGAGATGGTGCAGCGGTTCGGGCTCGGCCAGCTCACCGGTATCGGGCTGCCGGGGGAGAGCCCTGGCTATGTGCCGCCAAGGGAGGACTGGTCCGGGACCACCTTCGGCAACCTGCCGATCGGCCAGGGTTTGTCGGTGACCATTCTGCAGATGACCGCGATGTACCAGGCGATCGCCAACGACGGCCTGCGGGTCGAGCCCCGGCTGGTGCGGGCCACGGTGAAGCCGGACGGCACCAGGGTGCCGGAACCGCCGCCGGACACCCAGCAGGTGGTCAGCCCGGCCACGGCCGACACGGTCAAGAACATGCTGCGCGCGGTCACCCAGGACAGCAGCGTCGGCGACCACAACGACAACGGCACCGCCCCGGAGGCGGCGCTGGAGGGGTACCAGATCTCCGGCAAGACCGGCACCGGTCAGCAGATCGACCCGGAGACCAAGGCCTACAGCTCCACGCTGGAGAACATCACCTTCGCCGGGATCCTGCCCGCGGACAACCCGCGGTTCGTTGTCGGTGTCCGGCTGGACGCGCCGAAGACCGACAACGCGGGCCCGCTGTTCCACGACGTGGCCTCCTACCTGGCCCAGCGCTACAACCTGCCGCTGTCCGACCAGCCCGCCCCCGTGATGCCCCTCATCCACTGA
- a CDS encoding ABC transporter permease, whose translation MTTIDTTRGGGLLAALGDGLTVLQRNLLKFKHQPGQIVATFAFPLISVILFGYVFGSAIPISGGVDYREYLMPGLFVMGTVFGLVGSLTVIAKDNGLGVMDRFRSMPMSRIAVPFGQTAADLLIAAGSLLVMAGCGLLFGWRAHNGLGATLGAFGLLLLLQYAVSWIGVYFGSLVKDEETAAKISPLVMPVTMISNVFVPTEGMPAILRTIADWNPVSAATMACRELFGNMPALPPGEAAWPMANPVLATVGWSVLLLLIFVPLAVRRFRTAGL comes from the coding sequence ATGACCACGATCGACACCACGCGGGGCGGGGGCCTGCTGGCCGCGCTGGGCGACGGGCTCACCGTCCTGCAGCGCAACCTGCTCAAGTTCAAGCACCAGCCGGGCCAGATCGTGGCCACCTTCGCCTTCCCGCTGATCTCGGTGATCCTGTTCGGCTACGTGTTCGGCAGCGCGATCCCGATCTCGGGTGGGGTGGACTACCGCGAGTACCTGATGCCGGGGCTGTTCGTGATGGGTACCGTGTTCGGGCTGGTCGGCTCGCTCACCGTGATCGCCAAGGACAACGGGCTCGGCGTGATGGACCGGTTCCGGTCCATGCCGATGTCCCGGATCGCCGTCCCGTTCGGCCAGACCGCGGCGGATCTGCTGATCGCCGCGGGCAGCCTGCTGGTGATGGCGGGCTGCGGGCTGCTGTTCGGCTGGCGGGCGCACAACGGGCTGGGCGCCACCCTCGGCGCCTTCGGGCTGCTGCTGTTGCTGCAGTACGCGGTGTCCTGGATCGGGGTCTACTTCGGATCCCTCGTCAAGGACGAGGAGACCGCGGCGAAGATCTCCCCGCTGGTCATGCCGGTGACGATGATCTCCAACGTCTTCGTGCCGACCGAGGGGATGCCGGCGATCCTGCGCACGATCGCGGACTGGAACCCGGTGAGCGCGGCGACGATGGCCTGCCGGGAACTGTTCGGCAACATGCCCGCGCTACCGCCGGGCGAGGCCGCCTGGCCGATGGCCAACCCGGTGCTGGCCACCGTCGGCTGGTCGGTCCTGCTGCTGCTGATCTTCGTACCGCTGGCCGTCCGCCGGTTCCGCACCGCCGGCCTCTGA
- a CDS encoding ATP-binding cassette domain-containing protein, giving the protein MGTTNGDAIVVAEGLHKRFGSTHALAGLDLSVPRGTVYGLLGPNGAGKSTAVRVFATLTRPDSGTATVAGHDVVRESHAVRSRIGLAGQHAALDEILTGRENLRIFGKLFRLGSRRARLRADELLERFDLAHAADRPVKTYSGGMRRRLDLISSLIVAPTVLFLDEPTTGLDPRSRNGIWDTVRELVSDGTTVLLTTQYLDEADQLAGNIAVIDSGKVIAAGSPGELKARIGGRIDVTLSPGADLPSAARALARIADSGEPDIDTDNRLLSVPVLGVTLTLPDVVRGLDEAGVQAVDVGIRQPTLDEVFLTLTGKPAQQEPAEEEPRVPAEVAR; this is encoded by the coding sequence ATGGGAACCACGAACGGCGACGCCATCGTCGTCGCCGAGGGGCTGCACAAGAGATTCGGCAGCACACATGCGCTAGCCGGGCTGGACCTGTCCGTGCCGCGGGGGACGGTCTACGGGCTGCTCGGGCCGAACGGCGCGGGCAAGAGCACCGCCGTACGGGTCTTCGCCACGCTCACCAGGCCGGACTCCGGTACCGCCACGGTCGCGGGGCACGATGTGGTGCGCGAGTCGCATGCCGTACGCAGCCGGATCGGCCTTGCCGGGCAGCACGCTGCGCTGGACGAGATCCTCACCGGCAGGGAGAACCTGCGGATCTTCGGCAAGCTGTTCCGGCTCGGCAGCAGGCGCGCCCGGCTGCGCGCCGACGAGCTGCTCGAACGGTTCGACCTGGCACACGCCGCGGACCGGCCGGTGAAGACCTACTCCGGGGGTATGCGGCGCAGGCTCGACCTCATCTCGAGCCTGATCGTCGCGCCGACCGTACTGTTCCTGGACGAGCCGACCACCGGGCTCGACCCGCGCAGCCGCAACGGAATCTGGGACACCGTGCGTGAACTCGTCTCGGACGGCACCACGGTGCTGCTCACCACCCAGTACCTGGACGAGGCCGACCAGCTCGCCGGGAACATCGCGGTGATCGACTCCGGCAAGGTGATCGCCGCGGGCAGCCCCGGTGAGCTCAAGGCGCGGATCGGCGGCCGGATCGACGTCACCCTCAGCCCCGGTGCCGACCTGCCATCGGCCGCCAGGGCGCTGGCCCGCATCGCGGACTCGGGGGAACCGGACATCGACACCGACAACCGGCTGCTCAGCGTGCCGGTGCTGGGGGTCACCCTCACCCTGCCCGATGTCGTACGCGGGCTGGACGAGGCCGGGGTGCAGGCCGTGGACGTCGGCATCCGGCAGCCGACGCTGGACGAGGTGTTCCTGACCCTCACCGGGAAACCGGCCCAGCAGGAGCCGGCCGAAGAGGAACCGCGGGTACCGGCGGAGGTCGCCCGATGA
- a CDS encoding TetR/AcrR family transcriptional regulator, whose translation MGSERSGGPVEQAAMDAEQLPAQVRLWLPAEHGSRGPAPGYSRDQIADAAIALADEQGLAAVSMRKVAARLGTGAMSLYRYVENKEALYDLMLDRMMGTEPRPELTGDWRLNLRVLAREHRRMYLIHPWLTLIAGGRPAMGPNMLRGLEYAMAAVDGLGLGIDDMLETFEWLNSWVAGFAQREIAEREAWKHTDPEQWQECMGPYVQSLIDSGDYPYFTRVVCEAEHRDPDERFERGIDRMIAGIEATLPR comes from the coding sequence GTGGGATCGGAGCGGTCCGGCGGCCCCGTGGAACAGGCCGCCATGGACGCGGAACAGCTACCGGCCCAGGTACGGCTGTGGTTGCCTGCCGAGCATGGCTCGCGGGGGCCAGCGCCCGGCTACAGCAGGGACCAGATCGCCGACGCGGCGATCGCGCTGGCCGACGAGCAGGGGCTGGCCGCGGTGTCCATGCGCAAGGTGGCCGCGCGGCTCGGTACCGGCGCGATGAGCCTGTACCGCTACGTGGAGAACAAGGAAGCGCTCTACGACCTGATGCTCGACCGGATGATGGGTACGGAGCCCCGCCCGGAACTGACCGGGGACTGGCGGCTGAACCTGCGCGTGCTGGCGCGCGAGCACCGCCGGATGTACCTCATCCACCCCTGGCTGACCCTGATCGCCGGCGGCAGGCCCGCGATGGGCCCCAACATGCTGCGCGGGCTCGAGTACGCCATGGCCGCCGTGGACGGGCTCGGTCTGGGCATCGACGACATGCTGGAGACCTTCGAGTGGCTCAACAGCTGGGTCGCCGGCTTCGCGCAGCGGGAGATCGCCGAGCGCGAGGCCTGGAAGCACACCGACCCCGAGCAGTGGCAGGAGTGCATGGGCCCGTACGTGCAGAGCCTGATCGACAGCGGGGACTACCCGTACTTCACCAGGGTGGTGTGCGAGGCCGAGCACCGCGATCCGGACGAACGGTTCGAGCGCGGCATCGACCGGATGATCGCCGGTATCGAGGCGACCCTGCCACGCTGA
- a CDS encoding AMP-dependent synthetase/ligase, producing the protein MREYSAPATQAVNEDENMTDIVWANAERFGDVVSFRRQVDGSWLDVTARDFATQVLAVAKGLISAGIGKGDRVGLMSKTRYEWTLIDFAIWTAGGVTVPIYDTSSAEQVHWILADSGAKAVFVETAEHHATLGETRDKLERLEHAWQIEGPGGAVEELTAAGSGLTDDEVHARRTSVGANELATIVYTSGTTGRPKGVELTHYNLLAEVRADIHAFPQLMEQGNSLLIFLPLAHILARAIAITALTARVTLGHTADVKDLVTDLGTFRPTFVVAVPRVFEKVYNNAKLKAHSEGKGKIFDAAEATAVAYSQARDAGSVGFGLRLKHAVFDKLVFAKLRAALGGRCKAAVSGGAPLGGRLAHFFRGVGVPVFEGYGLTETSAAACVNTEDSFKVGTVGKPVAGTSVRIAEDGEVLLKGDVVFGGYWNNPDATAESLEDGWFHTGDLGELDDEGFLRITGRKKEIIVTAGGKNVAPSGLEDRLKANPLISQSMVVGDQRPFIGVLVTIDEEFFPTWKSQNGKPEHATVADLADDPDLRAAVQQAVDEANKAVSHAEAIKKFTILPHDFTEAGGEITPSLKLKRNVVSKNYAGDIDALYAK; encoded by the coding sequence GTGCGCGAGTACAGCGCCCCCGCAACCCAGGCGGTCAACGAGGACGAGAACATGACCGACATCGTGTGGGCGAATGCCGAGCGTTTCGGCGATGTGGTCAGTTTCCGGCGTCAGGTGGACGGCTCCTGGCTGGACGTGACCGCCCGCGACTTCGCCACGCAGGTACTCGCGGTGGCCAAGGGGCTGATCAGCGCGGGCATCGGCAAGGGCGACCGGGTCGGGCTGATGTCCAAGACCCGTTACGAATGGACCCTGATCGACTTCGCCATCTGGACGGCGGGCGGGGTGACCGTGCCGATCTACGACACCTCTTCGGCCGAGCAGGTGCACTGGATCCTCGCCGACTCGGGGGCGAAGGCGGTTTTCGTGGAGACCGCCGAACATCACGCCACCCTCGGGGAGACCAGGGACAAACTGGAACGGCTCGAGCATGCCTGGCAGATCGAGGGTCCCGGCGGCGCGGTCGAGGAGCTGACCGCGGCCGGGTCCGGGCTCACCGACGACGAGGTGCATGCCCGGCGCACCTCGGTGGGCGCGAACGAGCTGGCCACCATCGTCTACACCTCCGGCACCACCGGCAGGCCCAAGGGTGTCGAGCTGACCCACTACAACCTGCTCGCCGAGGTCCGCGCGGACATCCACGCGTTCCCGCAGCTGATGGAGCAGGGCAACTCGCTGCTGATCTTCCTGCCGCTCGCGCATATCCTCGCCCGCGCGATCGCGATCACCGCGCTGACCGCCCGGGTCACCCTCGGGCACACCGCCGATGTGAAGGACCTGGTCACCGACCTCGGCACCTTCCGCCCCACCTTCGTGGTGGCCGTGCCGCGGGTGTTCGAGAAGGTCTACAACAACGCGAAGCTGAAGGCGCATTCCGAGGGCAAGGGCAAGATCTTCGACGCGGCCGAGGCGACCGCGGTGGCCTACAGCCAGGCCAGGGACGCGGGCAGCGTCGGGTTCGGGCTGCGGCTCAAGCACGCGGTGTTCGACAAGCTGGTGTTCGCCAAGTTGCGGGCCGCGCTCGGCGGGCGCTGCAAGGCCGCGGTCTCCGGCGGCGCGCCGCTTGGCGGGCGGCTGGCGCATTTCTTCCGCGGTGTCGGCGTCCCGGTGTTCGAGGGCTACGGGCTCACCGAAACCTCCGCTGCCGCCTGCGTGAACACCGAGGACTCGTTCAAGGTCGGCACGGTCGGCAAGCCGGTGGCCGGCACCTCGGTCCGGATCGCCGAGGACGGCGAGGTGCTGCTGAAGGGCGATGTGGTCTTCGGCGGCTACTGGAACAACCCGGACGCCACCGCCGAGTCGCTTGAGGACGGCTGGTTCCACACCGGGGACCTCGGCGAGCTGGACGACGAGGGCTTCCTGCGGATCACCGGGCGGAAGAAGGAGATCATCGTCACCGCGGGCGGCAAGAACGTCGCGCCCTCCGGCCTCGAGGACCGGCTGAAGGCGAACCCGCTGATCAGCCAGTCGATGGTGGTCGGTGACCAGCGCCCGTTCATCGGCGTGCTGGTGACCATCGACGAGGAGTTCTTCCCGACCTGGAAGTCGCAGAACGGCAAGCCGGAACACGCGACGGTGGCGGACCTTGCCGACGATCCCGATCTGCGGGCGGCCGTGCAGCAGGCGGTGGACGAGGCGAACAAGGCCGTCTCGCACGCCGAGGCGATCAAGAAGTTCACCATCCTGCCGCACGACTTCACCGAGGCCGGCGGCGAGATCACCCCGAGCCTGAAGCTCAAGCGCAATGTGGTGAGCAAGAACTACGCGGGCGATATCGACGCGCTGTACGCCAAGTAG
- a CDS encoding metallophosphoesterase family protein — protein MRVHVVSDVHGNAEALARAGEGADALIVLGDLLDFVDYREHGKGILGSLFGAEQVATFARLRREGTREETIAFSRSLWASLADPAGAVEEAVREQYATLFAAMTVPTYATPGNVDTPALWPEFAGAGVQVLDGEVVEIGGLRFGFVGGALLPPGVTPRRSAVWQPYLRTREDYDAAVAALSGVDVLCTHIPPAVAELTYDVVARRAELGSDALLELLGKEQPRWSLFGHVHQPLSSRVRVGFTECRNVGHFKEAESPYVLRW, from the coding sequence GTGAGGGTTCATGTCGTCTCCGACGTACACGGCAACGCCGAGGCCCTCGCCCGCGCGGGGGAGGGGGCCGACGCCCTGATCGTCCTGGGTGACCTGCTCGATTTCGTGGACTACCGCGAGCACGGCAAGGGGATCCTCGGCTCGCTGTTCGGTGCCGAGCAGGTCGCCACGTTCGCCCGGCTGCGCCGGGAGGGCACCCGGGAGGAGACCATCGCCTTCTCCCGCTCGCTGTGGGCGAGCCTTGCGGACCCGGCGGGCGCGGTCGAGGAGGCGGTGCGGGAGCAGTACGCGACCCTGTTCGCGGCGATGACCGTGCCCACCTACGCCACTCCCGGGAACGTGGACACCCCCGCCCTGTGGCCGGAGTTCGCCGGGGCGGGGGTGCAGGTGCTGGACGGCGAGGTCGTCGAGATCGGCGGCCTGCGCTTCGGCTTCGTCGGCGGGGCGCTGCTGCCACCAGGCGTGACCCCGCGCCGCAGCGCGGTATGGCAGCCCTACCTGCGTACCAGGGAGGACTACGACGCCGCGGTCGCCGCCCTTTCCGGGGTCGACGTGCTGTGCACGCACATTCCGCCCGCGGTGGCCGAGCTGACCTACGATGTGGTCGCCCGGCGCGCCGAGCTCGGCTCGGACGCGCTGCTGGAACTGCTGGGCAAGGAGCAGCCGCGGTGGTCACTGTTCGGGCATGTGCACCAGCCGCTGAGCTCGCGGGTGCGGGTCGGCTTCACCGAGTGCCGCAACGTCGGCCATTTCAAGGAAGCCGAGTCACCCTACGTGCTGCGCTGGTGA
- a CDS encoding SRPBCC family protein: MAEESTQSIEVAAAPERIMAVIADLPAYPEWAKAVQETEVLAEDEQGRAKQVRFTLDAGPVKDVYTLEYDWASDGLSVSWHLVKGQMQKAQNGRYLLEPRGASTKVTYTLSVELALPMIGLLRRKAEKMIMDTALKELKRRVENLA; this comes from the coding sequence ATGGCCGAGGAGTCCACGCAGTCCATCGAGGTGGCCGCCGCACCCGAGCGGATCATGGCCGTGATCGCCGACCTGCCCGCCTACCCGGAATGGGCCAAGGCCGTCCAGGAGACCGAGGTGCTCGCCGAGGACGAGCAGGGCAGGGCCAAGCAGGTCAGGTTCACCCTGGACGCCGGGCCGGTGAAGGATGTCTACACCCTCGAGTACGACTGGGCCTCCGATGGGCTCTCGGTGAGCTGGCACCTGGTCAAGGGCCAGATGCAGAAGGCGCAGAACGGTCGTTACCTGCTCGAACCGCGGGGTGCCTCGACCAAGGTCACCTACACCCTCTCCGTCGAGCTGGCGCTGCCGATGATCGGCCTGCTCCGCCGCAAGGCGGAAAAGATGATCATGGATACCGCGCTGAAGGAGCTCAAGCGCCGGGTGGAGAACCTGGCGTAA
- a CDS encoding ArsA family ATPase, whose product MRILLFTGKGGVGKTTLAAATAAGLAGSGRKALVVSTDPAHSLADAVGSPLTADPSEVDTHLHAAQVDSRGLADQAWQDLRGALRSALAGAGVDALDAEELTVLPGIDEVLALTEVQRLARSGPWDTVVVDCGPTAETLRLLGLPEAISGYLGRIFGGPARFGGRRWARTADSVRRLADHLESLRTLLTDPAVSTVRLVLTPERVVLAETRRTLTSLALRGIRVDGLVVNRVLPAPGRWRGPAAAWMRTRRAQQQAVLDELAGAGLDPALVRPVRHRAEEPVGLPALRAIAEELYGGRDPLDGEDAPAAPLLRMSEVDDGYRLRVALPLGRDAAVDLARVEDDLAITVDGFRRLVALPELLRPCRVTGAEADAQGLLVSFVRESGSER is encoded by the coding sequence GTGCGCATCCTGCTGTTCACCGGCAAGGGAGGAGTCGGCAAGACCACCCTGGCCGCGGCGACGGCGGCCGGGCTCGCGGGCTCGGGCAGGAAGGCGCTGGTGGTGTCGACCGATCCGGCGCATTCCCTCGCCGACGCCGTCGGCAGCCCGCTCACCGCGGATCCCTCCGAAGTGGACACCCATTTGCACGCGGCGCAGGTGGACTCGCGCGGGCTGGCCGACCAGGCCTGGCAGGACCTGCGCGGGGCACTGCGGAGCGCGCTCGCCGGTGCCGGGGTGGACGCGCTGGACGCCGAGGAGCTGACGGTACTGCCCGGGATCGACGAGGTGCTCGCGCTCACCGAGGTACAGCGCCTCGCCCGGTCCGGGCCGTGGGACACCGTGGTGGTGGACTGCGGTCCGACCGCGGAGACCCTGCGGCTGCTCGGGCTTCCGGAGGCCATCTCCGGTTACCTCGGGCGGATCTTCGGCGGGCCGGCCCGGTTCGGCGGGCGCCGCTGGGCTCGCACCGCAGACTCCGTGCGCCGGCTGGCCGACCACCTGGAGTCGCTGCGCACGCTGCTGACCGACCCGGCGGTCAGTACGGTCCGGCTGGTGCTCACCCCGGAGCGGGTGGTGCTGGCCGAGACCCGGCGCACCCTTACCTCGTTGGCGCTGCGCGGGATCCGGGTGGACGGGCTGGTGGTGAACAGGGTGCTGCCCGCGCCGGGCCGGTGGCGCGGGCCTGCCGCCGCCTGGATGCGGACCCGGCGGGCGCAGCAGCAGGCCGTGCTCGACGAGCTCGCCGGGGCGGGGCTCGACCCGGCGCTGGTGCGCCCGGTGCGGCACCGCGCGGAGGAGCCGGTCGGCCTGCCCGCGCTGCGCGCCATCGCCGAGGAGCTCTACGGCGGGCGGGATCCGCTGGACGGCGAGGACGCCCCGGCCGCACCGTTGCTTCGGATGTCCGAAGTGGACGATGGCTACCGGCTGCGGGTGGCGCTGCCCCTCGGCAGGGACGCGGCGGTGGACCTCGCCAGGGTGGAGGACGACCTGGCGATCACGGTGGACGGGTTCCGCAGGCTCGTCGCGCTGCCCGAGCTGCTGCGGCCGTGCCGGGTGACCGGTGCCGAGGCCGACGCGCAGGGCCTGCTGGTGTCCTTCGTCCGGGAGAGCGGGAGCGAGCGATGA